One Catenulispora sp. GP43 genomic window, GTCGCCGGGCTGGAGGACCGCACCCGAACCGCCGATCTGCGGGGTCATCTCGGCGGTGGGCTCGGAGCTCGGGCCCGAGGAGGGGTAGGACTCGGCGAGCGGGCCGAGATCGGGGTCCCCGGTCAGCTGCTGGAGCGTGGTGAGGTCCTGTTCGCACACCGCGGTCAGCCCCTGCTGGCCGGTGCTGTACTGGTCGGCTGTGGCGCCTCCGATGAGCTGGTAGGTGCCGGTGCACCTCGCGGCGGTCCTCGGCGACACGGCGCTGCCCCCGGGCTCGACGGCCGTGTTCTGGCTCCGGTGCCCGCTCCCGGCCCCCGACGCCGTCCCCGCCACCACGACGCCGGCCAGCGCCAGCGCACCGCCGACGGTCCCCAGGACGCGGGCCCGCCGCCGGTGCCGCCGGTAGCCCTCGACCGCGCCCGGCACCAGGTTCAGCACCGGCACACCGTCGTCGAAGGCGGTGGCCAGCAGGCCGTGGACCCCGCCGTCGGAGCGTTCGTCTGTCGTCATGTCAGAGCATTCCCTTCCGCGCCGGTACGCGATCCGTAGGCTGAGAACTCGTCGCCGAGCAGTACCCGGAGCCTGGCCAGGGCCCGCGAGGACTGGCTCTTGACGTTGCCGGTCGAGCAGCCGAGCGCGGCGGCCGTGGCATCGACGCTGAGGTCCTCCCAGTACCGCAGCACCACCACCGCCCGGGCCCGCGCCGGGAGCTCGTCGAGGGCGGCCAGCAGGGCCAGCCGGGTCTCCGGCCGGTCGGGGTCGTGGTGGACGCCGGAGGCCAGGCGGTCGGCGCCGGACAGCGCCGCCGTGTGCACCTCGCGTTCGCGCCGCAGCTTGCGCCGGCTGTGCAGGAACGCGTTGATGAGGGTCTTCTGCGCGTAAGCGTCGACGGAGTCCGCACGCCTGGCGCGGTTCCACGCCTTGCACAGGTTGAGCAGCGCGGTCTGCGTCAGGTCCTGCGCGCCGTGCCAGTCGCCGCACAGGAGGTAGGCGGTGCGCAGCAGATGGTTCTGCCGTGCCACCGCGTACTCGGTGAACTCCTCGATCCGAGCCTGGTCTCCCATGCGTTCCCCTCCCACGACCGTCGGCCGGGACACATGAGTCCCGCCGCCCCGGATCGGTTGCAGGACTTCCCCCGGACAGCCGAAAAGGGCTCCCCCGAACGGGGGAACCCTTTCATCAGCGCGTCATCGCGCCACCGCGTCCGGGACGCTCAGCCCTTGTACGTGTGGAAGCCGCTCGGCGGCACCATCGTCTCGAAGCCCTCGACGGTCTCCGGCTTGCGCGGGCCGGGGCCGACGTAGCGGGAGGACGGCCGGATCAGGCGGCCGGTCTTCTTCTGCTCCAGGATGTGCGCGCTCCACCCGGCGGTGCGGGCGCAGGTGAACAGCGAGGTGAACATGTTCGCCGGGACCTGCGCGAAGTCCAGGACCACGGCGGCCCAGAACTCGACGTTGGTCTCCAGCACCCGGTCCGGGCGGCGCTCGTGCAGCTCGGCCAGCGCGGCCTCCTCCAGGGCCAGGGCTACCTCGTAGCGGGGCGCGTCCAGCTCCTTGGCGGTGCGGCGCAGGACGCGGGCCCGCGGGTCCTGGGCGCGGTACACGCGGTGGCCGAAGCCCATCAGGCGCTCGCCCTTGTCCAGGACGCTCTTGACGTACTTGCGCGCGTCGCCGATCTCCTCGACGGCCTCGACCATGTGCAGCACGCGGGCCGGGGCGCCGCCGTGCAGCGGGCCGGACATCGCGCCGACCGCGCCGGACAGCGCGGCCGCGGCGTCGGCGCCGGTGGAGGCGATGACGCGGGCGGTGAAGGTCGAGGCGTTCATGCCGTGCTCGGCCGCCGAGGTCCAGTACGCGTCGATGGCCTGGACGTGCTTGGGGTCCGGCTCACCGCGCCAGCGGATCATGAAGCGCTCGACGATGGTCTCGGCCTTGTCGACCTCGCTCTGCGGCACCATGGCCTGGCCCGGGTGCTCGATCGAGCGCGCGGACTGGGCGACGAAGGACAGCGCCATGACGGCGGCCCGCGCGAGGTCCTCGCGGGCTTTCTCGTCCGACGTGTCCAGCAGCGGCTGCAGACCCCAGACCGGGGCCAGCATGGCGAGCGCGGACTGCACGTCGACGCGCACATCGCCGGAATGCACCGGCACCGGGTACGGCTCCGCCGGAGGCAGACCCGGGTTGAACTTGCCGTCCACCAGAAGGCCCCACACGTTGCCGAACGTCACGCGCC contains:
- a CDS encoding SigE family RNA polymerase sigma factor, which translates into the protein MGDQARIEEFTEYAVARQNHLLRTAYLLCGDWHGAQDLTQTALLNLCKAWNRARRADSVDAYAQKTLINAFLHSRRKLRREREVHTAALSGADRLASGVHHDPDRPETRLALLAALDELPARARAVVVLRYWEDLSVDATAAALGCSTGNVKSQSSRALARLRVLLGDEFSAYGSRTGAEGNALT
- a CDS encoding citrate synthase 2 — encoded protein: MSDFVPGLEGVIAFESEIAEPDKEGGALRYRGVDIEDLVGRVTFGNVWGLLVDGKFNPGLPPAEPYPVPVHSGDVRVDVQSALAMLAPVWGLQPLLDTSDEKAREDLARAAVMALSFVAQSARSIEHPGQAMVPQSEVDKAETIVERFMIRWRGEPDPKHVQAIDAYWTSAAEHGMNASTFTARVIASTGADAAAALSGAVGAMSGPLHGGAPARVLHMVEAVEEIGDARKYVKSVLDKGERLMGFGHRVYRAQDPRARVLRRTAKELDAPRYEVALALEEAALAELHERRPDRVLETNVEFWAAVVLDFAQVPANMFTSLFTCARTAGWSAHILEQKKTGRLIRPSSRYVGPGPRKPETVEGFETMVPPSGFHTYKG